The Mucilaginibacter rubeus genomic interval CGATAAAAAACTGGAACCAATGATTGTGGTGCTGCCTAATGGCCGCGCCATGAAAGATGACCGCGCCACCGGCAATATCATGGCGGCAGACAAGGTTGCCGCATTCGCAACTTTTGAGCATGACCTGCTGAACGACCTCATCCCATACATCCAGAAAAAATATCCGGTGTACACAGATCGGGAGCATCGTGCACTGGCTGGATTATCCATGGGCGGCGGGCAGTCCCTCAATTTTGGGTTGGGCAACCTGGATAAATTTGCCTGGGTTGGCGGATTTTCATCTGCACCTAATATCAAAAAACCTGAAGAATTGGTTCCTGATGCCGAAGCCGCAAAAAACAAACTAAAATTGCTTTGGATCTCCTGCGGCGATCATGACGGACTAATGTCGTTCAGCAAACGTACCCACGACTATCTGGAGCAGAAAAACGTACCGCATATCTTCAGCGTGGAGCCTGGCATCCACGATTTTAAAGTTTGGAAGAACGACCTTTACCTGTTCTCGCAATTCCTGTTCAAGCCTGTTGATATCAATAAGTTTAACATGATGATTTCCGGCGGCCCTGCATTTACCAATATCAGGGGCTCAAAATATCCCTTTATCCTACCGGATCATCGGGTGCAATTTCGTTTTAAGGCACCGGATGCTCAAAAGGTACAGGTTGATCTTAGCAAAAAATATGACATGACCAAAGATTCTGCCGGATTCTGGACAGCCACAACCGACTCCATTAGCGGAGGCTTTCATTATTATTCACTAATCATAAATGGCGTTCCGATAGCCGACCCTGCCAGTCAAACCTTTTACGGCATGGGACGTATGGCCAGCGGCATTGAAATACCTTTTGAGGGCGGCGACTATTATACTATAAAAAACGTTCCGCACGGCGACATCCGCAGCAAAACCTATTTTTCAAACATCACCAAATCATGGCGGAGGTTGTTTATTTACACCCCACCAGGTTATGATATCAACAGTAAGGCCAAATACCCGGCACTGTACATATTACACGGCGGCGGAGAGGACGAAACAGGCTGGGCAACCCAGGGCAAAGCCGATATTATTATGGATAACCTCATCGACGCCAAACAGGCTAAGCCGATGCTCGTAATTATGCCCGATGCCAATTTCAGCGGTGCGGGTTTTGGCGAAGCCGACCTTAAAGTCTTTGCAAATGAATTAAAACAGAGCATCATTCCGTTTATAGAGAAAAACTATCGGGTTGAACGCACAGCTCAAGGACGTGCCCTGGCCGGGCTTTCCATGGGTGGGCTCAATACACTTTATACGGGCATATACAATACTGATATGTTCAGTTACCTCGGCGTATTCAGCTCGGGTTGGATAATCCCTGTACAAGATAGCATCGCCAATACGCAGTATGATTTTATGAAGAAAAACGCGACTAAAATCAACACCAACCTGAAAGCATTTTGGATAGCTATGGGTGGTAAGGAAGATATCGCCTATAAAAACTGCCAGATCATGCTGGGGAAGCTGGATAAAATGAAGATAAAACATACCTACTACGAATATCCGGGTGGCCATACCTGGCCTGTGTGGCGAAATGATCTCTACAAGTTTGCCCCTATTCTGTTTAAATAAATTGACGATCAAAAATTCCAACCGGAAAATCCTACATATGAAAAAAATTAAGTTTTGGCTGTTGTTACTTGGATGTGTATCTGGCATGGCCACGCAGTTGTCGGCACAAAATCCATTGATCAGGGATCAGTTCACAGCCGATCCCTCGGCCCGTGTTTTTGGCGACAGGGTGTATATATACCCATCACATGATATTAAGGCAACGCCCGGTCATGGACGGCCCGGCTGGTTCTGTATGGAAGATTATCACGTTTTTTCATCGGCCAACCTTACCGATTGGACTGATCATGGTGTGATCATCAGCCAAACCACAGTACCATGGGCCGATCCGGCATCATACAGTATGTGGGCACCCGACTGCATATTCCGTAACGGCAAGTATTATATGTACTTTCCCACCACCGCAAAAGGCAGCGAAAACGGCCGTGGTTTTACCATAGGTGTAGCCATAGCCGATAAACCTTACGGGCCCTTTACCCCACAGCAGGAGCCAATAAAGGGCGTACACGGCATCGACCCCAATGTTTTTATAGATAAGGACGGGCAGGCCTATCTGTACTGGGCGCAAGGAAACCTGTATGCGGCAAAACTTAAAGAAAACATGCTGGAACTTGCTTCAGAACCGGTAATTTTAACTGAGATGCCGGTTAAGGCACTGAAAGAAGGCCCCTACCTGTTTGAACGTAAAGGCGTTTACTACCTCACTTATCCGCACGTGGCCGATAAAATTGAAAGACTCGAATATGCTATCAGCAATAACCCAATGGGCCCGTTTAAATTTGCAGGTGTGCTAATGGATGAATCGGCTTCCGGCTGCTGGACCAATCACCAATCTATTATTCAATTTAAAAATCAATGGTACCTGTTTTATCATAACGACGATTTGTCGCCCAACTTTGATAAAAACCGGTCGATAAGGTGCGACAGCCTATTTTTTAATCATGATGGAACAATCAAAAAAGTAATTCCAACCCTACGTGGCGTAGGAATAACTAAAGCATCAGAAAAAATACAGGTAGACAGGTACAGCGATAAGGATAGTACGGTGCAGATCTCCTTTCTTGATACAGCAAAAAGATTTGACGGATGGAAGACTACCTTTAACAATACCGGCAGCTGGATACGTTACAATCGGGTTGATTTTAACGGCAAAAAATTTAAAGAAATACAGGTTATGGCTAACGCGGAAGGCCCGGCAACCATAGAAGTGCGGCTTGGCAACGCCACCGGACAATTACTGGCCACCGCGAACATTGGAAAAGGAAGCAACTGGCAGGTTAGTCAACACCGTCTCACCTCGCTTCCACCAAAAATTGCCGACCTGGTGATCGTATTAAAAAGCGGTACCGGTGCCAATATCGATTGGATAAGTTTTAAATAAACTTAAATTACATCTGCAAATCGCTTTCACCGGTATCCATTGTTGTTCGATAATCTTCAATATAAAAAACATATTAAGCGTTGGTTGATTTTAACGTATTTTAAAAATGGCACCCTATCACAAAAACAACATCGTATTACGTAAACTCGTGCTGACATGCCTTATATGCTGGTTGACAATAATTCAGTTAAACGCACAGAAGGCACTAAACCCTATTCTCTACGCCGATGTTCCGGACGTATCGATGATCAGGGTTGGCGATACTTATTATGCGAGCAGCACCACTATGCACCTTAGTCCGGGCCTGCCTATTATGAAATCAAAAGACCTGGTAAATTGGCGCATTGTAAGTTACGCTTATAATAGGCTTGATGAGGGCGATGCCCTTAACCTTGTTAACGGAGCAAATGCTTATGGCCGCGGCTCGTGGGCAAGCAGCTTGCGTTATCATAACGGAACATTTTACGTATCTACCTTTTCAGGCACAACCAATAAAACTTATATCTATAGCACCAAAAACATTGAGAGAGGTCCTTGGAAAGTTAAATCCTTTGAACCTGCGCTGCATGACCACTCACTTTTTTTTGATGATGACGGCAAAGCTTATATAATTTACGGAGGCGGCAGGATAATGCTGGCCCAACTGAATGATGACCTATCGGGTATCCGCCAGGATAAAAAACCGCAGACCCTTATAGAAAATGCAAGCATTATTGCCGGGCCAAACGTTGGCCTACCTGCCGAGGGATCGCAGCTATTTAAAATTAACGGAAAATACTTTCTTTTTAATATCAGTTGGCCCAAAGGCGGTATGCGTACCGTTTTAATACACCGGGCAGATAACCTTGCCGGGCCTTACGAAGGCCGCGTAGGTCTGCAGGATAAAGGAGTGGCCCAGGGCGGACTTATTAATACCCCTAAAGGCACCTGGTATGCCTATCTATTTCGTGATTTTGGCGCCGTTGGCAGGGTGCCTTACCTGGTACCGGTTACATGGACAGATGGATGGCCGGTATTGGGTAATCACCACGCGCCCGACACGCTGAATCTACCTGAAAACAAAAGCCTGATCCCTGGTATTGTGTCTTCTGACGAATTTAGTCGTAAGAAGGGAGAACCGGCGCTACCTCTCGTATGGCAATGGAATCATAACCCCGATAATCAATTATGGTCATTAACTAAACGAAAAGGCTATCTGCGGCTGGTTACCGGACGAACCGACAGCACATTGTTATTAGCGCGCAACACCCTTACGCAACGTACCATCGGCCCAAAATGTTCAGGAACAACTTCCATTGACGTTTCCGGCATGAAAGACGGCGACTTTGCGGGCCTGGTTTTGCTGCAACAGCGATACGGCTTTGTAGGCGTTAAATCAGATCACGGCTCCAAATGGCTTGTTATGTATAACGCGCAATCCGGGGTAGCCACAGAAGCTGCCAGCATACCTTTAAAGCAAGCAACAATTTATCTAAAGGCCAGCTGCGACTTTACCAACCAGACCGACAAAGCCCACTTTTTTTATAGTTTCGACGAAAAAAAATGGGAACCTATCGGTACGCCCCTGCAAATGGCTTATACAATCCCTCATTTTATGGGGTATCGCTTCGGCCTGTTTAACTATGCAACCAGGGAAACCGGTGGCTATGTCGATTTTGATTTCTTTCACATCAGCAATACACAATAAAACAATTGTATTTCAAAACGGATAATCATTTCAAATAAATATTGATACAAACAATGACAAAAAAACTATTATTCTTATCCGCACTATGCTTAAGTGCGTTTAGCAATATGCAGGGGCAAACTCGTCTCAACCTCGATCTTACAAAAGGTGTAAAGGTAAGCCCGAAACTATACGGTTTGATGACCGAAGAAATCAATCACTCTTATGATGGTGGCTTGTATGCCGAACTGATCCGTAACAGGGTTTTTAAAGATAATCCGGGCCAACCCGAGGGCTGGAGTGTTGTTGAGGATGGAGCTAAGGCTTCCATTCAACTAATTGGAGCAGATCCGGCCAATGTCCCATTTGATCAGGGACGAAATGCTATTAATTCCGCGCTGACCACCTGTCTTAAGCTTACTATTAACGAGGTTAATGGTGGCCGGGCAGGCATTGCCAATACCGGATTTTGGGGCATCCCCGTTACTCCGTCAACAACTTATCGCTGCTCTTTTTATATCAAGACCGGCACTGCCAACTTTTCTCGGGGTAACAGGCCTGAAGCAACACCGGCAACTACGGTTACGGAAAATGGGCCGGGCATTATCAACGTTAGCCTGGAAAGTACCGATGGAAAAACAGTTTACGCTAAAGGTTCTATCAACCTCGTAAAAAGCATTTTCTGGAAAAAGCACGAGTTAACCATTACAACTACTACAAACATTAAACCAACGGCAGACGCGCGTTTTGTTATTTCATCCAACCGCACAGGTACCTATTACTTCAATCTCGTTTCGTTATTCCCTCCTACTTATAAAAACAGGCCCAATGGCAACCGTATTGACGTAATGCAGATGATGGCGGATATGAAACCCGCTTTCCTTCGCTTCCCGGGTGGGAACTTTTTAGAGGGGCCGGATCTCGGAGATGCATTCCCATGGAAAACAACCTTAGGGCCGCTTGAACAACGCCCCGGCCATACAGGCAGCTGGGGATACCGGGCAAGTGACGGCATGGGCCTCCTGGAATTTTTAGAATGGTGCGAAGATTTAAAGATGGAACCACTATTGGCCGTGTATGCCGGGTACTCTCTACGCGGCGATCATGTTGACGCAGGGCCGTTGCTTGAGCCTTACATTAAAGATGCTCTGGATGAAATTGAATACTGCATTGGCGATACAAAAACTTACTGGGGTGCAAAACGCGCTGCCGATGGCCACCCTGCTCCTTTTAAACTTACGGATATAGAAATAGGGAACGAAGACTGGTTCGACAGGTCGCACACTTACGATGGGCGTTTCAAACAATTTCAGGCTGCAATTAAGGCCAAATATCCTCAGTTGCGCTGTATCTCCACCATTGAAGATTACAAGCCCGACCGTGTGGTAAGCGTTAAACCCGAAATGGTTGATGAACATTATTACCAATCGGCCTGGGAAATGGAAGAAGATGCAGCGAAGTACGACAGCTATAACCGCAAAACCAGCCCTAAAATATTTGTGGGCGAATGGGCTACCCGCGAGGGCGCGCCTACAACCAACCTGAACGCGGCCCTCGGCGATGCTGCATGGATGACCGGAATGGAACGCAACAGCGACCTTGTGGAGCGCTCGTGTTATGCCCCTTTATTTGTGAATGTAAACCAGGCGGGTAACGGCCAGCCGAAAGCCTGGCAATGGGACTCGGACCTGATTGGTTACACCGCCCTCAAAGCCTATGGTTCGCCATCATATTACGTACAAAAAATGTTTAGCAATTACCTTGGCAATAAAGTTGTGCCTATTACAGCCGAAAATGCACCGTTACGAAAACCTGCAGTAAAAGACACAGCCGGTTTGAGCAAATGGCCGACCAATGCCCGGCGACCAAAAGCAGAGCGACCGGCCTTATTTTATGTTTGTACTCAGGATGAGAAAAACATTTACCTGAAAATTATCAATACCGATGATATGGCCCGGGAAGTTGAAATCAATTTGAAAGGCGGAGACATCATGGCAGGCGGCACACTGATTGTACTGAAAGGCGATAAACCTGAAGATACCAATACCATTGATGAGCCAACGAAGATTGTTCCGGTTACATCAGCAATAACAGGACTTGGACGGTCATTCAGGCGCACATTCGAGCCTTACTCTGTCAACGTGATCAAATTGACGAAACGTAAATAGGTCATCTCGTCGAGACTGATGTTTATTTTACGAAACTGGACTGATTCAAACCTACAGCAAACCAATACCCGAAAATTTGATTGAAATGGACTCTTTTTTGTAGAAAACCGACTTCATTATATTTAAAGCATTCATATACACTCTGGTATATCAAAGCAATTTGCATATTTGTGATCCGGATGATCAAAAGAAATTTAAAACACACTTTCTCGCTGCTTAACGTTGACTATGTGAGGCTTAACTGCAAATGGAATTACAGAAATGTGATCAGCCCTTACTACCGTATTTATTATATAGATGATGGAGAAGGCGAAATATCAGATGCAGCCAGTTCGCTAAAGCTTGAACCAGGCTACTTATACATCATTCCCAGTTTCACGTTATGTAACTTAGGGTGCAGTAATTACCTGGGACAATATTTTGTTCAGTTTTTTGAAGATTCGATAGATGGAAGCTCGCTTTTTGCTAATAACAGGGCTGTATTGAAAACAAAAGCTACCGAAATGGATGTTAACCTTTTTAACCGGTTGCTTCAAATTAACCCGGGAAGGGGAATTAACCGATCGGACAACCCCAAGGTATATGAAAAAGATATTTATTATAAAGAATACCAGGAGCTCAACACCCAGCAAAACATTTCAACATACCTGGAAACCCAGGGTATCTTGATGATGCTAACCGCCAAATTCCTGAACCCGCAGCTGTTCAAAAACCCCAAACAGAAACTTATCCCGGTAAAAATTGCAGAAACGCTAAATCACATCCTTGTTAATTTACACCTGGATCTTTCGGTTCACCTGCTCGCATCCCGGGCAAATCAAAATGTCGATTACTTTTCAAGGCAATTTAAACAGTATACGGGAACCAGGCCATTAAATTACATCAACGAAAAACGTGTTGAGCGTGCACAATACCTGATGGCCACAAGCCGGATGTCCTATTCGGAAATTTGTACTCAAACCGGATTTGATAACCTTTCTTATTTTTCCAAAACCTTCAAAAAGCTCACCGGCATGTCGCCCAGTGAATATAGAAAGCAGATGTATCAGGTTGGTTTTAATCATTGATCAATAAGGCATCATAATGGCAGATGAAATATAGGCGTTATTAAAAAGCATGGTCTGAAATAACCATCGCCAACGCATTTATAGGTACCAGGCCATAAATAATCAATGTGTAATAGCTTGTACAAGCTATTACCTTTAATCCAGCATCAACAACCACTAAATAAACAAGTTACAATCAGGCCAAAAATACAAACCTCGATTTAGCAACCTCGATTCTTTTCGACAACTCGTATTTCCTATTGCGTAAAAAGTCGGTTTTATACAAAAAAAAGTCCCATTAGGTCAATTATTTGGTTGTTATTTCAAAGAAATTTGGATGATTATCAATTATTAATTCGATAACACGAATTGCTGATTAACCAATTATAGATAACACGTATAGAAATTTATTTAAAGCTTCGGCTGTTCATCCGCATGGCTGATCGGTTTAGGTGCTTTTCTAACCGTCAAACTTAATTATGAAAAGAAGAACATTAATAAAAGGCTTAGCCACAGGATTATCTTCCTTGTACCTGTCAAGAGCTTTCAGCAGTAGTTTACTGCAAGCAAATTTAAATGCTGACATTGCCTCCGGCCCTTTTAAACCCGATTGGGATTCATTGGCGCAATACCAGGTACCCGATTGGTTTCGCGACGCTAAATTTGGTATCTGGGCGCACTGGGGCCCGCAATGCCAGCCCGAACGCGGCGACTGGTATGCCCGCGGCATGTACCAGGAAGGTAGCGACCAATATAAATACCATGTTCAAAAATATGGACACCCTTCAAAATTTGGTTTTAAAGATGTTATTAACGAATGGAAGGCCGAGAACTGGAACCCCGATGAACTGGTAGGCCTGTACAAACAGGCAGGAGCCAAATATTTTATGGCACTGGCCAATCACCATGATAACTTTGACCTTTACGACAGCAAATACCAAAGCTGGAACTCAACCAAACTTGGCCCTAAAAAAGACCTGATTGGCGGCTGGGCTAAAGCAGCTAAAGAACACGGCCTGCCGTTTGGTGTAACGGTGCACGCTTCCCATCCATGGACATGGTATGAGGTTGCACAGCGCGCAGATAAAAGTGGACCATATGCAGGTATCCCTTACGACGGTAAACTCACTAAAGCCGATGGCGCAGGCAAATGGTGGAACGGCTATGACCCGCAGGAATTATATGCCCAAAATCATGCATTGAGTAAGGATAGCCTTAATGACAACAGCATGGGGGCTCATTGGGATTGGGGCAACGGCGCAAGCGTACCTAATAAAGCTTATTGTGATAAATTCCTGAACCGCACCATCGAGCTGATTGATAAGTATGGGCCCGAACTAATCTATTTTGATGATACCGCATTACCGCTTTGGCCAGTGAGCGACGCCGGCTTAAAAATTGCAGCGCATATGTACAATACCAGTATTAAAAAACATGGTAAACTGCAGGCAGCATTGTTTGCCAAAGTATTGAATGAGCAACAGCGTAAATGTATGATATGGGATATAGAGCGCGGACAGAGCAACCAGATAGAGCCCTTGCCATGGCAAACGGATACTTGTATTGGTGCCTGGCACTATGATCGCCGCATATTTGATAATAAACATTATAAAAGCGCTAAAACCGTTATTCATACCCTGGTTGATATTGTAAGCAAAAACGGCAATCTACTCTTAAACATACCGTTACGTGGCGATGGCACTCTTGATAGTGAGGAACGTGCGGTAGTTGATGGTATAGGAGCCTGGATGCAGGTTAACAGCGAGGCAATTTACGGCACCCGGCCATGGAGGGTATTTGGAGAAGGGCCGGCAACAGATTCGGCGGCACCCATCAACGCGCAGGGTTTTAATGAAGGTAAAGGCAAGCCATTCGGTGCCGAAGATATCCGGTTTACCACAAAAGGTAAAACCCTTTACGCTACTATGCTGGGTTGGCCTGCCGGGAATGAAGCACTTATTAAAAAATTAGCAAAAGGCAATGAAGCAGGTAATATAAGTAGCGTAAGCCTGCTTGGAAACAACAAGCTGAGCTTTGAACAGACAGAAGCAGGCCTTAAGGTAAAGATGCCTGAAAACGCTCCGTGCAAAGATGCATTCGTATTAAAAATAGAAGGGGCTATTTAATCAATATCATGAACCGCAAAACTTTTTATGTAATGATTGCTGCTGTTTCGTTGGCAGTTCCTTCTTTAGCCCAAACTTTTAAGCTGGTATCGCCCGATAAAAAAAACATTATCGAGATAAACAATACCAATAGCCTGCAATATACTGTAACCAGCAATGGTTTAACTATCATCCATCCTTCTTCACTGGGCTTCGAGTTTAAAAATGAACCGGCTATCGGCGCCAATATGACCGTAACCAGTCATGTTGAACATTCTGTTAACCAAACCTGGGTGCCGGTAGTAAAAGCAAAACATAGTACCATCACCGACCATTACAATGAACTGGAACTGTCACTGATGGAAAAATCGGGGCCTATGCGCCGGATGAAAATCTGGTTCAGGGCTTATAACGATGGGATTGCCTTTCGCTACCAGTTATTCGGAGCCGACAAAATCGGCGACCGGGAGATTGTAAGGGAACTGACCAGTTTTAATTTACCGGCAAAGGCAAAGAGTTGGGTGGCGGACTATGGTGGTTATACCTCGTCTCAAGAAACTGAATTTCAACCCAAAAACCTAAACCATATCACAGAAAAAACAATAGCGGGCTTACCCCTGCTGGTGGAGTTGGATCAGAGCCATTATACGGCAATTACAGAGGCTAATATTGATAACTACCCCGGGTTTTATATAGGCTCGTTAAAAACAGACACCGGAGCAACCGATAAAGTTGATCTGGTTACCAAGTTATCCCCTCTGCCCGGCGAAAATGAGAACGGGGTTAAGGCTCGTTTCGCTAATAACCTGCTTACACCCTGGCGTGTAGTAATGCTGGCAGCTTCGCCGGGGAAATTAATTGAATCGGAACTGATCCTGAACCTGAACCCTGCCTGCGCCCTGAAAGATGCAAGCTGGATCAAGCCAGGCATGAGCGCCTGGGATAACTGGTGGAGCGGCGAGGTAAAGATGGATATGCCAACCATCAAAAAGTATATCGATCTGGCATCGGCACAGCATTGGCCTTACATGCTTATCGACTGGCAATGGTATGGCCCATTTAACAAGCCGGAAGCTGATATTACCAAACCTGCCCCGCAATTGAACATGCCCGAAATTTTAGCTTATGCCAAAGCAAAAAAGGTTAAATGCTGGCTGTGGTTATACAGCTCTGATGTTAACCGGAATGACAATTTTGAAAAGGCTTTCCCAATTTACCAGCAATGGGGCATTGCCGGGGTCAAAATTGATTTTATGGACCGGGATGATCAGCAAATGGTAAACTGGTACCGCCGCATCATTAAAACTGCCGCGCAGTATCACCTGATGGTAGATTTTCATGGCGCTTATAAACCCGATGGCATTGAGCGTACCTATCCGAACATGGTAACACGGGAAGGAGTTTTAGGAGAGGAATATTCCAAGTTTTCGACCAGGATAACAGCAGGACATAATACTACCCTCCCATTCACCCGTATGCTGGCCGGGCCAATGGATTACACTCCCGGCGGTTTTTTAAATGTAAAAAAAGAAGAGTTCAGGAAAGGCAGCCCCACCCAGGTAATGAACAGCCGTTGCGCCGAACTGGCAAAATTTGTGATTTACGAAAGTCCCTTTACGGTTTACTGCGATGCACCGGAGTACATTTTGGGTAAGCCAGGAGCCGATTTCCTAAACAATATGCCTACCGTTTGGGACGACACCAGGGTGCTCGGCGGTTACCCGGGCGAGTATGTCATCATTGCCAAAAGAAGCGGAAAAAACTGGTACGTAGGCGCAATGACCAACGGTTCGGAAAGGACGATTCAATTAAAAACGGATTTTTTACCGGCGGGTAAATACACATTGTCGTCATGGGCGGATGTATTATCCTCACCTCAAAGTTTAACCCGGTCCGAAAGAAAGATATCGGCAAGTTCAGTTATGAATATCCATTTGGATACATCCGGCGGATGGGTAGCCAAAATCACGGCCAATAACTAAGCATGGCTTTTCATCTGGCAACAGAAACGTAAAACACAATTATCCGATCATGACAAAGAATAAAACACTCTTTCCGTTTATATTAATAACCAGTTTATTCTTTTTATGGGGTTTCGCCCATAACCTCGACCCTATATTGATACCCCACTTAAAAAAGTCGTTTACGCTCACAACAGTCCAGGCCACACTGGTGGATTCGGCTGTTTTTATTGCCTATTTTTTGATGGCTTTGCCGGCGGGTTTCATCATGAAAAAATATGGTTACAAAACAGGTATCATAACCGGCCTGTTGGTTTTTGCAATCGGTTCTTACTTATTTATACCTGCAGCCAATACCCAACAGTATACCTTTTTCCTGGTAGCCTTATTTATCATTGCCTGCGGCTTAACCATTTTAGAAA includes:
- a CDS encoding alpha/beta hydrolase-fold protein; translated protein: MKKIACLTAMGILPAMMAISQPALKHSPAGFDTYRTGIAHGKLDTITYNSKTVEAKRRAVVYLPPGYTIKKTYPVLYLLHGIGGDEFEWLNQGTPQVILDNLYADKKLEPMIVVLPNGRAMKDDRATGNIMAADKVAAFATFEHDLLNDLIPYIQKKYPVYTDREHRALAGLSMGGGQSLNFGLGNLDKFAWVGGFSSAPNIKKPEELVPDAEAAKNKLKLLWISCGDHDGLMSFSKRTHDYLEQKNVPHIFSVEPGIHDFKVWKNDLYLFSQFLFKPVDINKFNMMISGGPAFTNIRGSKYPFILPDHRVQFRFKAPDAQKVQVDLSKKYDMTKDSAGFWTATTDSISGGFHYYSLIINGVPIADPASQTFYGMGRMASGIEIPFEGGDYYTIKNVPHGDIRSKTYFSNITKSWRRLFIYTPPGYDINSKAKYPALYILHGGGEDETGWATQGKADIIMDNLIDAKQAKPMLVIMPDANFSGAGFGEADLKVFANELKQSIIPFIEKNYRVERTAQGRALAGLSMGGLNTLYTGIYNTDMFSYLGVFSSGWIIPVQDSIANTQYDFMKKNATKINTNLKAFWIAMGGKEDIAYKNCQIMLGKLDKMKIKHTYYEYPGGHTWPVWRNDLYKFAPILFK
- a CDS encoding family 43 glycosylhydrolase → MKKIKFWLLLLGCVSGMATQLSAQNPLIRDQFTADPSARVFGDRVYIYPSHDIKATPGHGRPGWFCMEDYHVFSSANLTDWTDHGVIISQTTVPWADPASYSMWAPDCIFRNGKYYMYFPTTAKGSENGRGFTIGVAIADKPYGPFTPQQEPIKGVHGIDPNVFIDKDGQAYLYWAQGNLYAAKLKENMLELASEPVILTEMPVKALKEGPYLFERKGVYYLTYPHVADKIERLEYAISNNPMGPFKFAGVLMDESASGCWTNHQSIIQFKNQWYLFYHNDDLSPNFDKNRSIRCDSLFFNHDGTIKKVIPTLRGVGITKASEKIQVDRYSDKDSTVQISFLDTAKRFDGWKTTFNNTGSWIRYNRVDFNGKKFKEIQVMANAEGPATIEVRLGNATGQLLATANIGKGSNWQVSQHRLTSLPPKIADLVIVLKSGTGANIDWISFK
- a CDS encoding glycoside hydrolase 43 family protein, with amino-acid sequence MAPYHKNNIVLRKLVLTCLICWLTIIQLNAQKALNPILYADVPDVSMIRVGDTYYASSTTMHLSPGLPIMKSKDLVNWRIVSYAYNRLDEGDALNLVNGANAYGRGSWASSLRYHNGTFYVSTFSGTTNKTYIYSTKNIERGPWKVKSFEPALHDHSLFFDDDGKAYIIYGGGRIMLAQLNDDLSGIRQDKKPQTLIENASIIAGPNVGLPAEGSQLFKINGKYFLFNISWPKGGMRTVLIHRADNLAGPYEGRVGLQDKGVAQGGLINTPKGTWYAYLFRDFGAVGRVPYLVPVTWTDGWPVLGNHHAPDTLNLPENKSLIPGIVSSDEFSRKKGEPALPLVWQWNHNPDNQLWSLTKRKGYLRLVTGRTDSTLLLARNTLTQRTIGPKCSGTTSIDVSGMKDGDFAGLVLLQQRYGFVGVKSDHGSKWLVMYNAQSGVATEAASIPLKQATIYLKASCDFTNQTDKAHFFYSFDEKKWEPIGTPLQMAYTIPHFMGYRFGLFNYATRETGGYVDFDFFHISNTQ
- a CDS encoding alpha-L-arabinofuranosidase C-terminal domain-containing protein, whose product is MTKKLLFLSALCLSAFSNMQGQTRLNLDLTKGVKVSPKLYGLMTEEINHSYDGGLYAELIRNRVFKDNPGQPEGWSVVEDGAKASIQLIGADPANVPFDQGRNAINSALTTCLKLTINEVNGGRAGIANTGFWGIPVTPSTTYRCSFYIKTGTANFSRGNRPEATPATTVTENGPGIINVSLESTDGKTVYAKGSINLVKSIFWKKHELTITTTTNIKPTADARFVISSNRTGTYYFNLVSLFPPTYKNRPNGNRIDVMQMMADMKPAFLRFPGGNFLEGPDLGDAFPWKTTLGPLEQRPGHTGSWGYRASDGMGLLEFLEWCEDLKMEPLLAVYAGYSLRGDHVDAGPLLEPYIKDALDEIEYCIGDTKTYWGAKRAADGHPAPFKLTDIEIGNEDWFDRSHTYDGRFKQFQAAIKAKYPQLRCISTIEDYKPDRVVSVKPEMVDEHYYQSAWEMEEDAAKYDSYNRKTSPKIFVGEWATREGAPTTNLNAALGDAAWMTGMERNSDLVERSCYAPLFVNVNQAGNGQPKAWQWDSDLIGYTALKAYGSPSYYVQKMFSNYLGNKVVPITAENAPLRKPAVKDTAGLSKWPTNARRPKAERPALFYVCTQDEKNIYLKIINTDDMAREVEINLKGGDIMAGGTLIVLKGDKPEDTNTIDEPTKIVPVTSAITGLGRSFRRTFEPYSVNVIKLTKRK
- a CDS encoding helix-turn-helix domain-containing protein; translated protein: MIKRNLKHTFSLLNVDYVRLNCKWNYRNVISPYYRIYYIDDGEGEISDAASSLKLEPGYLYIIPSFTLCNLGCSNYLGQYFVQFFEDSIDGSSLFANNRAVLKTKATEMDVNLFNRLLQINPGRGINRSDNPKVYEKDIYYKEYQELNTQQNISTYLETQGILMMLTAKFLNPQLFKNPKQKLIPVKIAETLNHILVNLHLDLSVHLLASRANQNVDYFSRQFKQYTGTRPLNYINEKRVERAQYLMATSRMSYSEICTQTGFDNLSYFSKTFKKLTGMSPSEYRKQMYQVGFNH
- a CDS encoding alpha-L-fucosidase; this encodes MKRRTLIKGLATGLSSLYLSRAFSSSLLQANLNADIASGPFKPDWDSLAQYQVPDWFRDAKFGIWAHWGPQCQPERGDWYARGMYQEGSDQYKYHVQKYGHPSKFGFKDVINEWKAENWNPDELVGLYKQAGAKYFMALANHHDNFDLYDSKYQSWNSTKLGPKKDLIGGWAKAAKEHGLPFGVTVHASHPWTWYEVAQRADKSGPYAGIPYDGKLTKADGAGKWWNGYDPQELYAQNHALSKDSLNDNSMGAHWDWGNGASVPNKAYCDKFLNRTIELIDKYGPELIYFDDTALPLWPVSDAGLKIAAHMYNTSIKKHGKLQAALFAKVLNEQQRKCMIWDIERGQSNQIEPLPWQTDTCIGAWHYDRRIFDNKHYKSAKTVIHTLVDIVSKNGNLLLNIPLRGDGTLDSEERAVVDGIGAWMQVNSEAIYGTRPWRVFGEGPATDSAAPINAQGFNEGKGKPFGAEDIRFTTKGKTLYATMLGWPAGNEALIKKLAKGNEAGNISSVSLLGNNKLSFEQTEAGLKVKMPENAPCKDAFVLKIEGAI